One window of the Salvia splendens isolate huo1 chromosome 1, SspV2, whole genome shotgun sequence genome contains the following:
- the LOC121801134 gene encoding growth-regulating factor 6-like isoform X2, with translation MDFRLVDNLICSLSASNNSGSAFTDAEHDLPAAKLARISVPECNRSGGATQQMLGFSAAFPFLRSSSGYECASMHVLRGPCPCPFTTSQWMELEHQALIYKYITANVPIPSYLLNPIRKALEHSRFSCLSFLRPNALGWGGSAKTDPEPSRCRRTDGKKWRCSRDAIADHKYCERHVNRGRHRSRKPVEGGPGNRCPMDKETRKTCLKDKQHAYSLLDPLERTELSMGLGVASEEGQRRNGWGGGPLGEALHATGNSSGQCKALNLIASTPFS, from the exons ATGGATTTTCGGTTGGTGGATAATTTGATCTGTTCACTCTCCGCTTCCAACAATTCCGGATCTGCATTTACTGACGCTGAACATGACCTGCCGGCGGCTAAACTGGCCAGGATTTCCGTGCCGGAATGCAACAGAAGCGGCGGTGCGACTCAGCAAATGCTCGGCTTCTCCGCCGCATTCCCGTTTCTGAGGAGCTCATCGG GGTATGAGTGTGCAAGTATGCATGTGTTGAGGGGCCCCTGCCCCTGCCCCTTCACCACTTCACAATGGATGGAGCTAGAACACCAAGCATTGATCTACAAATACATCACTGCAAATGTTCCCATACCTTCCTATCTACTTAATCCAATCAGGAAAGCTCTCGAACATTCTCGATTCTCTTGCCTCTCCTTCCTACGACCAAATGCTC TGGGATGGGGTGGTTCCGCCAAGACCGATCCCGAGCCAAGTAGGTGTCGGAGGACAGATGGCAAGAAATGGCGGTGCTCACGGGACGCGATCGCTGATCACAAGTACTGCGAGCGCCATGTCAACCGAGGCCGCCACCGTTCAAGAAAGCCTGTGGAAGGTGGACCTGGAAATAG ATGCCCTATGGACAAGGAAACTCGGAAAACATGTTTGAAAGACAAGCAGCACGCCTATTCATTGCTCGACCCCTTAGAGAGGACTGAGCTCTCAATGGGACTTGGCGTTGCTAGTGAAGAAGGCCAACGACGTAATGGCTGGGGAGGTGGGCCGTTGGGCGAGGCATTGCACGCAACGGGCAACAGCTCGGGTCAATGCAAGGCGCTCAACCTCATAGCGTCGACCCCATTTTCTTGA
- the LOC121801134 gene encoding growth-regulating factor 1-like isoform X1 has product MDFRLVDNLICSLSASNNSGSAFTDAEHDLPAAKLARISVPECNRSGGATQQMLGFSAAFPFLRSSSGYECASMHVLRGPCPCPFTTSQWMELEHQALIYKYITANVPIPSYLLNPIRKALEHSRFSCLSFLRPNAREFFILSFLSLVPKLTGFETVGWGGSAKTDPEPSRCRRTDGKKWRCSRDAIADHKYCERHVNRGRHRSRKPVEGGPGNRCPMDKETRKTCLKDKQHAYSLLDPLERTELSMGLGVASEEGQRRNGWGGGPLGEALHATGNSSGQCKALNLIASTPFS; this is encoded by the exons ATGGATTTTCGGTTGGTGGATAATTTGATCTGTTCACTCTCCGCTTCCAACAATTCCGGATCTGCATTTACTGACGCTGAACATGACCTGCCGGCGGCTAAACTGGCCAGGATTTCCGTGCCGGAATGCAACAGAAGCGGCGGTGCGACTCAGCAAATGCTCGGCTTCTCCGCCGCATTCCCGTTTCTGAGGAGCTCATCGG GGTATGAGTGTGCAAGTATGCATGTGTTGAGGGGCCCCTGCCCCTGCCCCTTCACCACTTCACAATGGATGGAGCTAGAACACCAAGCATTGATCTACAAATACATCACTGCAAATGTTCCCATACCTTCCTATCTACTTAATCCAATCAGGAAAGCTCTCGAACATTCTCGATTCTCTTGCCTCTCCTTCCTACGACCAAATGCTCGTGAGTTCTTCATTCTCTCCTTCCTTTCATTAGTTCCTAAACTAACTGGGTTTGAAACAGTGGGATGGGGTGGTTCCGCCAAGACCGATCCCGAGCCAAGTAGGTGTCGGAGGACAGATGGCAAGAAATGGCGGTGCTCACGGGACGCGATCGCTGATCACAAGTACTGCGAGCGCCATGTCAACCGAGGCCGCCACCGTTCAAGAAAGCCTGTGGAAGGTGGACCTGGAAATAG ATGCCCTATGGACAAGGAAACTCGGAAAACATGTTTGAAAGACAAGCAGCACGCCTATTCATTGCTCGACCCCTTAGAGAGGACTGAGCTCTCAATGGGACTTGGCGTTGCTAGTGAAGAAGGCCAACGACGTAATGGCTGGGGAGGTGGGCCGTTGGGCGAGGCATTGCACGCAACGGGCAACAGCTCGGGTCAATGCAAGGCGCTCAACCTCATAGCGTCGACCCCATTTTCTTGA
- the LOC121801149 gene encoding non-structural maintenance of chromosomes element 1 homolog, whose product MAALSWRHHTLIQSLLSRGPLKEDDFASIFSQLTVKNSGSRKQQERKLFNEYLKKINAEFSCVQLELRACRNQYDGHVYYGVVNNVEDDQSKLGTKYTVPQIAFYKGIVEAIIHDAEGEGCIYNTAALNIRLESQVHGATDSQSQGGAVQIPPAFKNFSMSQKEKTLDQLVNDQWLCSTPEGKIGIGVRSFLDLRSWFRTNEVPSCEVCNEAAIKAQLCPNEACNVRLHSYCLEKKFSGQRGEKVCSGCGTQLQGSTVKAELVEEITNADVHLQNSQQAESSRKRSRRSNREANADIDDTGDDSSLTSATMSKTKRVTRSSGRLSIN is encoded by the exons ATGGCGGCTCTGAGTTGGCGGCATCACACCCTAATACAGTCGCTGCTGTCGCGAGGCCCGCTCAAGGAAGACGATTTCGCTTCTATTTTCTCGCAACTCACTGTCAAAAATTCAG GGTCACGGAAGCAACAGGAGCGGAAGTTATTCAATGAGTATCTCAAGAAGATAAATGCAGAGTTCAGTTGTGTACAGTTAGAGCTGCGAGCATGCCGGAATCAATATGATGGTCATGTTTATTATGGCGTTGTCAACAATGTCGAGGATGACCAGTCCAAGCTTGGGACAAAGTACACAGTTCCGCAGATTGCTTTCTACAAAGGCATT GTTGAAGCTATTATACACGATGCTGAAGGTGAAGGCTGCATTTATAATACGGCTGCTCTAAACATAAGGCTGGAATCACAG GTTCATGGGGCAACTGATTCGCAATCTCAGGGAGGTGCTGTCCAGATACCCCCTGCCTTTAAGAATTTCTCCATGTCACAAAAGGAAAAAACTCTAGATCAACTAGTGAATGACCAGTGGCTTTGTTCAACGCCTGAAGGAAAAATTGGTATTGGAGTTAGATCCTTTCTGGATCTGCGTAGTTGGTTTCGGACTAATGAGGTTCCCTCATGTGAAGTTTGCAATGAGGCTGCCATCAAG GCTCAACTCTGCCCAAATGAAGCTTGCAACGTCCGCCTTCACTCCTACTGTCTGGAGAAGAAGTTTTCCGGACAAAGG GGCGAAAAAGTTTGCTCGGGTTGTGGTACGCAGTTGCAAGGCTCAACAGTTAAAGCAGAACTCGTGGAAGAAATAACTAATGCAGATGTCCATTTACAGAACTCGCAACAGGCAGAATCTTCTAGAAAGAGGAGTCGCAGATCAAACCGAGAAGCTAATGCTGACATCGATGACACAGGCGATGATTCTTCTCTGACTTCTGCTACTATGTCGAAAACAAAGAGGGTTACTAGAAGCTCTGGTCGGCTGAGTATCAATTAA
- the LOC121801155 gene encoding uncharacterized protein LOC121801155, whose protein sequence is MPKLLGEFLQEQQEPFALEVYLLERGFARCSLKERRRQAIPNCSDVVKAVFSRILRHNNRKKIKNPRKNNEDEFSSTTFYSSCSDLEDERSVEEDCDKQLSPISVLEETESKASPLHQRQYKFKKTKGNSSKSISQRKLKHKTAPKSQECKEHSHDHHYSINKRALQQSKKLLVDCVREVIENERRHDNEGGGGKQLKKILGAEELWKAVCENVWQWSQESIHEHNISHVVKCDFMASLGEWGFDSQQHKDEVSIEIGEAILEDIINEIVTC, encoded by the exons ATGCCTAAATTGCTGGGAGAATTTCTGCAGGAGCAACAAGAGCCATTCGCTCTCGAAGTTTACCTTCTTGAACGAGGCTTTGCGCGTTGCAGCCTGAAGGAGAGACGGCGGCAAGCCATCCCAAACTGCTCGGACGTAGTCAAAGCAGTTTTCAGCAGAATTCTGCGGCATAACAATAGAAAGAAAATCAAGAATCCCAGAAAAAATAATGAAGATGAGTTCTCTTCCACAACTTTCTACAGTTCTTGCTCAGATTTGGAAGATGAG AGATCAGTTGAAGAAGATTGTGATAAACAGCTCAGCCCAATCTCAGTTCTTGAAGAAACAGAATCCAAAGCCTCACCACTTCACCAGA GGCAATacaaattcaaaaaaacaaaaggGAATTCATCAAAGTCGATTTCTCAACGCAAATTAAAGCATAAAACTGCCCCAAAATCTCAAGAATGCAAGGAACATTCTCATGATCATCACTACAGCATAAACAAGAGGGCACTCCAGCAATCGAAGAAGCTTCTAGTCGACTGCGTGAGAGAAGTGATCGAGAACGAGAGGAGGCACGATAACGAAGGGGGAGGCGGGAAGCAGCTGAAGAAGATCTTGGGAGCTGAGGAGCTTTGGAAGGCTGTGTGTGAGAATGTGTGGCAATGGAGCCAAGAATCAATACATGAACACAACATATCTCATGTTGTGAAATGTGATTTCATGGCTTCTTTGGGAGAGTGGGGTTTTGATTCTCAACAACACAAAGATGAGGTTTCCATAGAGATTGGAGAAGCTATTTTGGAAGATATTATTAATGAGATTGTCACATGCTAG
- the LOC121754105 gene encoding histone deacetylase 19-like, which produces MDTGGNSLPGGADGVKRKVSYFYDPEVGNYYYGQGHPMKPHRMRMTHALLAHYGMLQHMHVLKPNPARDKDLARFHADDYVNFLRTITPETQQEQLRQLKRFNVGEDCPVFDGLYSFCQTSAGGSVGGAVKLNHGHCDIAVNWAGGLHHAKKCEASGFCYVNDIVLAILELLKVHERVLYIDIDIHHGDGVEEAFYTTDRVMTVSFHKFGDYFPGTGDVRDIGFGKGKYYSLNVPLDDGIDDESYQCLFKPIMGKVMEIFKPGAVVLQCGADSLSGDRLGCFNLSIKGHAECVRFMRSFNVPLLLVGGGGYTIRNVARCWCYETSVALGIELDDKIPQHEYYEYFGPDYTLHVAPSNMENKNSRHLLEEIKSKLLENLSRLQHAPSVQFQERPPDSELPQMEEDHDGEDERYDPDSDMELDDERKPLPGRVKSELAEPEPKDMDVVKEDEPDREVDLKCSEPLA; this is translated from the exons ATGGATACCGGAGGCAATTCTCTACCAGGTGGAGCCGATGGGGTCAAGCGGAAAGTAAGCTATTTCTATGACCCTGAGGTAGGGAATTATTACTACGGGCAAGGTCACCCGATGAAGCCTCACAGGATGCGCATGACGCACGCGCTTCTTGCACATTATGGAATGTTGCAGCATATGCATGTTCTCAAGCCGAATCCCGCCAGAGACAAAGATCTCGCCAGATTTCACGCTGATGATTATGTTAATTTTCTGAGGACCATCACACCGGAGACACAACAGGAACAGCTCAGGCAGCTGAAGAGGTTTAATGTTGGTGAAGACTGTCCTGTATTCGATGGTCTGTACTCGTTCTGCCAGACTTCTGCAGGTGGTTCGGTTGGTGGGGCCGTGAAGCTAAATCATGGCCATTGTGATATAGCAGTGAATTGGGCTGGTGGGTTGCATCATGCCAAGAAATGCGAGGCTTCTGGATTTTGTTATGTGAATGACATCGTGCTGGCTATCTTAGAACTCCTAAAAGTTCATGAG CGTGTTCTCTATATAGACATTGATATTCACCATGGTGATGGAGTTGAGGAAGCATTTTACACTACAGATAGGGTGATGACTGTTTCTTTTCATAAATTTGGAGATTATTTTCCTGGGACAGGTGATGTACGAGACATTGGATTTGGGAAGGGAAAATATTACTCTCTTAATGTTCCCTTGGATGATGGAATTGATGACGAAAGCTATCAGTGTCTATTTAAGCCAATAATGGGAAAGGTTATGGAGATTTTTAAACCTGGTGCGGTAGTATTACAATGTGGTGCAGACTCGCTGTCTGGGGATCGGTTAGGATGCTTTAATCTCTCCATTAAGGGTCATGCCGAGTGTGTGAGGTTTATGAGATCATTCAACGTGCCTCTCCTGTTGGTGGGTGGTGGTGGTTACACCATACGTAATGTTGCTCGTTGCTGGTGTTATGAG ACAAGTGTAGCACTTGGCATTGAACTTGATGACAAGATACCACAGCATGAATACTATGAGTATTTCGGTCCTGATTATACTCTGCATGTTGCTCCAAGTAACATGGAAAATAAGAACTCGCGTCATTTATTGGAAGAGATCAAATCAAAGCTTCTTGAAAACCTCTCAAGGCTTCAGCATGCACCAAGTGTCCAATTTCAGGAGCGGCCACCAGATAGTGAACTGCCACAG atggaagaagatcatgATGGAGAGGATGAGAGATATGACCCCGACTCTGATATGGAACTTGATGATGAACG GAAGCCTCTACCAGGCAGAGTGAAGAGTGAATTAGCTGAACCTGAACCAAAAGACATG GATGTTGTCAAAGAGGATGAGCCGGATCGGGAAGTTGATCTGAAATGCTCCGAACCCCTTGCCTAA